The following proteins are encoded in a genomic region of Dokdonia donghaensis DSW-1:
- the uvrA gene encoding excinuclease ABC subunit UvrA: MIEQEERIEVYGARAHNLKNIDVMIPREKLVVITGLSGSGKSSLAFDTIYAEGQRRYIETFSAYARQFLGGLERPDVDQILGLSPVIAIEQKTTSKSPRSTVGTITEIYDFLRLLYARAADAYSYNTGEKMVSYSDEQIQELITESYEGKRINILAPTIRSRKGHYRELFEQIAKQGFVKVRVDGEVRDITKGMKVDRYKVHDIEIVIDRMQVKKSDEDSKRLRESINTAMYHGDDVLMVLDHDTQEVRYFSRNLMCPTSGISYPNPEPNNFSFNSPKGACPNCNGIGELYKVNPKKIVPDPKKSINAGGLDPHGPKKNNWIFKQLQLIAERFDFKLTDPIERIPQEAMDFIFYGGNEKFSVSSKQLGVTRDYKIDFEGVANFIESTYKDSESTSLVRWAKSYMNKVACPVCEGSRLRKESLYFKVDNQSIADLASMDILELKDWFETVDSRLSEKQLKIGSEIIKEIKSRIQFLVDVGLTYLNLNRSSKSLSGGEAQRIRLATQIGSQLVGVLYILDEPSIGLHQRDNEKLINSLVSLRDIGNSVIVVEHDKDMIERADHVIDIGPKAGNYGGEIISEGTPQELLNHSTLTAQYLNGEKEITIPKKRRKGNGKFIELKGATGNNLKNVSIKIPLGKMIAVTGVSGSGKSTLINETLYPIMNAHYFNGVKKPMPYKSIKGLDECDKVIDINQSPIGRTPRSNPATYTKAFDEIRSLFAKTPEALIRGYKPGRFSFNVTGGRCETCKGGGLRVIEMNFLPDVYVECETCQGKRFNRETLEIRYKGKSIADVLEMTMNEATDFFENIPKIHRKLKTIKDVGLGYITLGQQSTTLSGGEAQRIKLASELSKRDTGNTFYILDEPTTGLHFEDIRVLMEVLNKLVDKGNTILIIEHNLDVVKMADYIIDIGYEGGKGGGEVVAVGTPEQIIKKNKGYTAEFLKKEMN, from the coding sequence ATGATAGAACAAGAAGAACGTATTGAAGTATATGGTGCTCGCGCTCATAACCTAAAGAATATTGATGTAATGATACCTAGAGAAAAACTGGTTGTTATTACCGGTCTTTCGGGTAGTGGTAAGAGTTCGCTGGCTTTTGATACCATTTATGCAGAGGGACAACGCCGTTATATTGAGACCTTTTCGGCCTATGCTAGACAATTTCTGGGTGGATTAGAGCGTCCAGATGTAGATCAAATTTTAGGTTTATCTCCAGTAATTGCCATTGAGCAAAAAACCACAAGTAAAAGCCCGCGTTCTACCGTGGGGACTATTACAGAGATTTACGACTTCTTACGCCTACTCTATGCCCGTGCAGCAGATGCTTACTCGTACAATACGGGGGAGAAAATGGTGAGCTATAGTGATGAGCAAATACAGGAGCTCATTACAGAGAGTTATGAGGGTAAGCGTATAAATATTCTCGCTCCTACCATACGCTCTCGTAAGGGGCATTATAGGGAGCTTTTTGAACAAATTGCAAAGCAGGGATTTGTAAAAGTGCGTGTAGATGGTGAAGTACGTGATATTACAAAAGGAATGAAGGTGGACCGCTACAAGGTGCACGACATTGAGATTGTGATAGACCGTATGCAGGTTAAAAAAAGTGATGAGGATAGTAAACGCTTGCGCGAAAGTATAAATACTGCGATGTATCACGGTGATGATGTACTTATGGTACTAGATCACGATACACAAGAGGTACGCTATTTTAGCCGTAACCTGATGTGCCCTACTTCTGGCATCTCATACCCTAATCCTGAGCCTAATAATTTTTCTTTTAATTCGCCTAAGGGTGCTTGTCCTAATTGTAACGGTATAGGTGAACTTTATAAGGTAAACCCAAAAAAGATTGTTCCAGACCCTAAAAAGTCTATAAATGCCGGAGGGCTTGACCCACACGGTCCAAAAAAGAACAACTGGATATTTAAACAGTTACAGCTCATCGCAGAGCGTTTTGACTTTAAACTTACAGACCCCATAGAACGCATCCCACAAGAGGCGATGGACTTTATCTTTTACGGAGGTAATGAGAAGTTTTCTGTTTCTTCAAAACAACTAGGAGTTACAAGAGATTATAAAATAGATTTTGAAGGTGTCGCAAATTTTATAGAAAGTACCTATAAAGATAGTGAGTCTACTTCTCTCGTAAGATGGGCAAAAAGCTATATGAATAAAGTAGCTTGTCCAGTGTGTGAGGGATCACGATTACGTAAAGAATCTCTTTATTTTAAAGTAGATAACCAGAGTATTGCAGACCTCGCATCTATGGATATTCTTGAGCTTAAAGACTGGTTTGAAACGGTAGACTCAAGACTTTCAGAAAAGCAACTCAAGATAGGCTCTGAAATTATAAAAGAAATAAAATCAAGAATACAATTCCTTGTAGATGTAGGTCTCACCTATTTAAACTTAAACAGAAGCTCTAAGTCTCTTTCTGGTGGAGAAGCACAACGTATACGTCTAGCTACTCAAATAGGTTCACAACTTGTAGGTGTACTTTACATTCTAGATGAGCCCAGTATAGGGCTCCACCAGCGAGATAATGAGAAGCTTATAAACTCTCTTGTATCACTTAGAGATATAGGAAATTCTGTGATAGTTGTAGAGCACGATAAGGATATGATAGAGCGTGCAGATCACGTGATAGATATAGGTCCCAAAGCTGGTAATTATGGAGGTGAGATTATAAGTGAAGGAACACCACAAGAACTGTTAAACCACAGCACTCTTACTGCACAATATCTCAATGGAGAGAAGGAAATTACCATCCCTAAAAAACGTAGAAAAGGAAACGGGAAATTTATAGAGCTTAAAGGTGCTACTGGTAATAATCTCAAAAATGTATCTATAAAAATACCGCTAGGTAAAATGATAGCGGTCACCGGTGTTTCTGGTAGTGGTAAGTCTACGCTTATTAATGAGACCCTCTACCCTATTATGAATGCACATTACTTTAATGGCGTAAAGAAACCTATGCCCTATAAGAGTATAAAGGGTCTAGATGAATGTGACAAGGTTATAGATATAAATCAATCACCTATAGGTAGAACGCCTAGATCAAATCCCGCTACTTATACAAAGGCCTTTGATGAGATACGTAGTCTATTTGCAAAAACTCCAGAAGCACTTATAAGAGGCTATAAGCCTGGACGTTTTAGTTTTAACGTTACAGGAGGTAGGTGTGAGACTTGTAAAGGTGGTGGCCTTAGGGTTATAGAGATGAATTTTCTACCAGATGTGTATGTAGAATGTGAGACCTGCCAAGGTAAACGTTTTAATAGAGAGACACTTGAGATACGTTATAAGGGAAAATCTATCGCAGATGTACTAGAAATGACGATGAATGAGGCGACAGACTTCTTTGAAAACATCCCAAAAATACACCGAAAGTTAAAAACCATAAAAGATGTAGGGTTAGGCTATATAACTCTAGGACAGCAAAGTACTACCCTTTCTGGTGGAGAGGCACAACGTATCAAGCTGGCTTCAGAGCTTAGTAAGCGTGATACTGGCAATACTTTTTATATATTAGATGAGCCTACTACGGGACTCCATTTTGAAGATATACGAGTATTAATGGAAGTTCTTAATAAGCTTGTAGATAAAGGAAACACCATTCTTATCATTGAGCACAATCTGGATGTTGTAAAAATGGCAGATTATATAATTGATATAGGTTATGAAGGTGGTAAAGGCGGTGGCGAGGTAGTGGCCG
- a CDS encoding methyltransferase family protein has product MECIPLLFKVCGFAIVLWGVLAMRIGNFNIQPEVKSEALVSRGPYQILRNPMYTGILLFFIPAAFIPLSIINSMLYIALVVVLVLKIYREEQLLSSHFGATYKAYKKTTYRLIPLLF; this is encoded by the coding sequence GTGGAGTGTATACCCTTGCTCTTTAAGGTCTGTGGGTTTGCGATAGTTTTGTGGGGAGTGCTTGCAATGCGTATCGGTAATTTTAATATTCAGCCAGAGGTTAAATCTGAGGCTTTAGTAAGCCGTGGTCCTTATCAAATCTTGCGCAATCCTATGTATACAGGCATTCTCTTATTTTTTATCCCAGCTGCTTTTATTCCTTTGAGTATTATAAATTCAATGCTATATATAGCACTTGTCGTAGTTCTAGTTTTAAAGATTTATAGAGAAGAGCAACTGTTGTCAAGTCATTTTGGAGCAACCTATAAAGCATATAAGAAGACAACCTACCGTCTTATTCCGTTATTGTTTTAA